A section of the Chelmon rostratus isolate fCheRos1 chromosome 16, fCheRos1.pri, whole genome shotgun sequence genome encodes:
- the kifc1 gene encoding kinesin-like protein KIFC1: protein MSRLPVISSKRVLTSSSSSSENGQDVAPASKKIRKDPEPFKPHAAATIMGCKRPPVASTRAPVSKSVRGVGAATVAVGPSRGVLKQSVASTAAKGGNIKQTSGTKAGGGGTTRRHAWDLKGKVSDMEDKIRNYQTKFKSVNQENDALKGTMIQNKLKVAEVEKELERQRSQISEYEKELQTLSGVRDELEKVSRDKSTLQIELSNLEGKYRVCETVRDSQATELETLKMKLSVQESTLARLQVTIRDREDMVSSLKETVALQKDELHAGEMERRRLHNTIQELKGNIRVFCRVRPLVDGGLSKHIQLPASDITTITLAKTEESHTGKTAETQKNYNFNFDRVFGPMASQQEVFEEISLLVQSALDGYNVCCFAYGQTGSGKTYTMEGDEYEKTRGVIPRAVQQIFRAAEKLGAQGWEFTFTASFVEIYNETLRDLLYTGKASKRPEHEIRKSTNNEVKITNLTYESVSSEDQVLGLIALANQNRSTAQTAQNDRSSRSHSVFQLDIEGVNAGRDVKCKSTLCLVDLAGSERMMKSQSQGERFKEMTAINGSLSNLGIVISALANKESYVPYRNSKLTYLLQSCLGGNSKTLMFVNIAPEPDSFGETLNSLRFASKVNDCVIGTASANRK, encoded by the exons ATGTCCCGCTTACCAGTCATCTCAAGCAAAAGGGTCcttacaagcagcagcagcagctcagagaacGGCCAAGATGTTGCACCAGCTTCG AAGAAGATTCGGAAGGACCCAGAGCCTTTCAAACCACATGCAGCAGCTACAATCATGGGTTGCAAGCGACCGCCTGTTGCATCAACCAGGGCGCCAGTTT CTAAGTCGGTCAGAGGTGTGGGAGCTGCCACTGTGGCTGTTGGTCCCTCCAGAG GTGTCCTGAAACAATCTGTGGCTTCAACTGCAGCAAAAGGAGGCAACATTAAACAAACCTCTGGCACAAAAGCAG GTGGGGGCGGGACCACCAGGCGGCACGCATGGGACCTGAAGGGCAAGGTCAGCGACATGGAGGATAAGATCCGTAACTACCAGACCAAGTTCAAATCTGTCAACCAGGAGAATGATGCTCTGAAAGGCACGATGATCCAGAACAAACTGAAAGTGGCTGAAGTGGAGAAAGAGCTTGAGAGGCAGAGGAGCCAGATCAG tGAGTATgagaaggagctgcagacaTTGTCAGGAGTCCGGGATGAGTTGGAGAAAGTCTCTCGTGATAAGAGCACTCTTCAAATAGAGCTCTCCAATTTAGAGGGCAAATACAGGGTCTGTGAGACTGTCCGAGACAGCCAAGCGACAGAGCTGGAAACTCTCAAG ATGAAGCTTTCAGTGCAGGAGTCAACTCTGGCCCGCCTGCAGGTGACcattagagacagagaggataTGGTCAGCTCTCTCAAAGAGACTGTGGCCCTGCAAAAGGACGAGCTTCATGCTGGTGAGATGGAGCGCAGGCGGCTCCACAATACCATCCAGGAGCTCAAG GGCAACATCAGAGTCTTTTGCAGAGTGCGCCCACTGGTGGATGGAGGCCTCAGTAAGCACATCCAGCTCCCAGCCAGTGACATCACGACGATAACACTGGCCAAAACAGAGGAG tcTCACACAGGCAAAACTGCAGAGACTCAGAAGAACTACAACTTCAATTTTGACCGGGTGTTTGGGCCCATGGCCTCACAACAGGAG GTCTTCGAAGAGATCTCGCTGCTGGTGCAGTCAGCTTTGGATGGTTACAACGTCTGCTGCTTTGCCTAtggccagacaggaagtggaaaaacaTACACCATGGAGGGAGATGAATATGAGAAGACCAGAGGTGTCATTCCCAGAGCTGTGCAGCAAAtcttcagagcagcagagaagttGGGAGCACAAGGCTGGGAG TTCACCTTCACGGCGAGCTTTGTTGAAATTTACAATGAGACCCTGCGAGACCTCCTCTACACCGGGAAGGCCAGCAAGAGGCCTGAGCATGAGATCCGAAAGTCGACCAACAATGAGGTGAAAATCACCAACCTCACCTACGAAAGTGTCTCCAGTGAGGATCAG GTTCTCGGCCTGATTGCgttggccaatcagaatcgCTCCACCGCCCAGACAGCGCAGAACGACCGCTCCTCTCGCTCCCATTCTGTCTTCCAGCTGGATATCGAGGGAGTGAATGCTGGCAGGGATGTCAAATGCAAGT CCACTCTGTGCCTGGTGGACTTGGCTGGCAGTGAACGAATGATGAAGAGTCAGTCTCAGGGTGAGCGCTTCAAAGAGATGACGGCCATCAACGGCTCCCTGTCCAACCTGGGCATCGTCATCAGCGCACTGGCCAACAAG gagAGCTACGTTCCATACAGGAACTCCAAGCTCACCTACCTTCTACAGAGCTGCTTGGGTGGAAACAGCAAAAC CCTAATGTTTGTGAACATCGCCCCAGAGCCAGACAGCTTTGGGGAAACCCTCAATTCCTTGAGGTTTGCCAGCAAG GTGAACGACTGCGTAATTGGGACCGCAAGCGCCAACAGGAAATAG
- the znf384a gene encoding zinc finger protein 384a isoform X2 — MDDSHFNSSYFWSPVPTVQGQIENAMFLNKTKEQLGPEKTNAPSFPHSSASSTSSPHYPTAVLAIPGSMDAGAGVRVVPKQEGGGGTAGGGGGGGNSGTTPLSVVGGHLHQSHTSQNITVVPVPSTGIMTAAGLVITTPQGTLVPTASTQSFVTGPHTATTMIVSALHPSNTDKKEDIAIPPAVVMPTPSKRGRKSKQVMGRVAGVGGVLPPGSDALILAHLAAGGQHHTADPYDLSNDEDDHTNKDGPKSYRCRMCAVTFFSKSDMQIHAKSHTEAKPHKCPHCSKSFANSSYLSQHIRIHSGAKPYTCTYCQKTFRQLSHLQQHTRIHTGDRPYKCNHPGCEKSFTQLSNLQSHRRQHNKDKPYKCHNCNRGYTDAASLEVHLSTHTVKHAKLFSCGLCNRSYTSETYLMKHMRKHNPDPLTVAATVAAQQAQGLTPGGGGGRGRGRGRGRGGGGRASQLQGQTNPNNTTQNPNPGPPGSYQSHQQPAEAVVQCPFDLHQYKTVSASEIQYKPVTVADLPVTHKDLCLTVSTSAIQVEHMNS, encoded by the exons ATGGACGATTCCCATTTCAACTCATCATACTTTTGGTCTCCCGTCCCCACTGTACAAGGACAG ATTGAGAACGCCATGTTCCTGAACAAGACAAAGGAGCAGCTAGGCCCAGAGAAGACCAATGCgccctccttccctcactcATCTGCgtcttccacctcctccccccacTACCCCACGGCTGTGCTTGCCATCCCCGGCTCAATGGACGCAGGGGCCGGGGTGCGGGTGGTTCCCAAACAGGAAGGAGGTGGGGGtactgcaggaggaggtggtggtggtggcaaCAGCGGCACCACACCTTTAAGTGTGGTCGGGGGACACCTACATCAGTCGCACACCTCCCAGAACATTACCGTTGTGCCTGTTCCTTCTACGGGTATCATGACTGCTG cgGGGTTAGTGATCACCACCCCTCAAGGCACACTGGTCCCCACTGCCTCCACGCAGTCATTTGTAACTGGACCCcacactgccaccaccatgATAGTGTCTGCACTGCACCCCTCAAACACAG aCAAGAAGGAGGACATTGCTATCCCTCCTGCAGTTGTTATGCCGACGCCATCAAAGCGAGGCAGGAAGAGCAAACAGGTGATGGGAAGAGTGGCTGGAGTGGGTGGGGTACTCCCTCCAGGAAGTGATGCATTAATATTGGCGCACCTTGCCGCTGGTGGACAG CACCACACCGCTGACCCATATGACCTGtcaaatgatgaagatgatcaTACCAACAAAGATGGCCCCAAATCCTACAG GTGTCGGATGTGTGCAGTGACGTTCTTCAGCAAGTCAGACATGCAGATCCACGCCAAGTCCCATACCGAGGCCAAGCCCCACAAGTGCCCCCACTGTTCCAAGTCTTTTGCCAACTCCAGCTACCTGTCCCAGCACATCCGCATCCACAGCGGGGCCAAGCCCTACACCTGCACCTACTGCCAGAAAACATTCAGGCAGCTCAGTCACCTACAGCAGCACACACG GATTCACACTGGTGACCGACCGTACAAGTGTAACCATCCTGGCTGTGAAAAATCTTTCACTCAGTTGTCCAACCTACAG TCTCACCGTCGGCAGCACAACAAAGACAAGCCGTACAAGTGCCACAACTGTAACCGTGGTTACACAGATGCTGCCAGCCTGGAGGTGcacctgtccacacacaccGTGAAACATGCCAAGCTGTTCTCCTGTGGCCTCTGTAACCGATCCTATACCTCG GAGACATATCTAATGAAACACATGAGGAAGCACAACCCCGACCCACTAACAGTGGCTGCAACAGTAGCTGCTCAGCAGGCCCAGGGTCTTACGCCAGGcggaggagggggcagaggcAGAGGCCGTGGCCgagggagagggggtgggggcagaGCAAGCCAGCTCCAAGGCCAGACCAACCCAAACAACACCACCCAGAACCCTAACCCTGGACCCCCAGGCAGCTATCAGTCACACCAGCAGCCCGCAGAAGCTGTGGTTCAATGCCCATTTGACCTGCACCAGTACAAGACAGTGTCAGCCAGCGAGATCCAGTACAAACCAGTCACTGTGGCAGACCTGCCAGTGACACACAAAGACCTTTGCCTCACCGTCTCCACATCAGCCATACAGGTGGAGCACATGAACTCTTAG
- the znf384a gene encoding zinc finger protein 384a isoform X1: MDDSHFNSSYFWSPVPTVQGQIENAMFLNKTKEQLGPEKTNAPSFPHSSASSTSSPHYPTAVLAIPGSMDAGAGVRVVPKQEGGGGTAGGGGGGGNSGTTPLSVVGGHLHQSHTSQNITVVPVPSTGIMTAAGLVITTPQGTLVPTASTQSFVTGPHTATTMIVSALHPSNTDKKEDIAIPPAVVMPTPSKRGRKSKQVMGRVAGVGGVLPPGSDALILAHLAAGGQHHTADPYDLSNDEDDHTNKDGPKSYRCRMCAVTFFSKSDMQIHAKSHTEAKPHKCPHCSKSFANSSYLSQHIRIHSGAKPYTCTYCQKTFRQLSHLQQHTRNHTEAKPHKCPHCSKSFANSSYLSQHIRIHTGAKPYTCSYCQKTFRQLSHLQQHTRIHTGDRPYKCNHPGCEKSFTQLSNLQSHRRQHNKDKPYKCHNCNRGYTDAASLEVHLSTHTVKHAKLFSCGLCNRSYTSETYLMKHMRKHNPDPLTVAATVAAQQAQGLTPGGGGGRGRGRGRGRGGGGRASQLQGQTNPNNTTQNPNPGPPGSYQSHQQPAEAVVQCPFDLHQYKTVSASEIQYKPVTVADLPVTHKDLCLTVSTSAIQVEHMNS; the protein is encoded by the exons ATGGACGATTCCCATTTCAACTCATCATACTTTTGGTCTCCCGTCCCCACTGTACAAGGACAG ATTGAGAACGCCATGTTCCTGAACAAGACAAAGGAGCAGCTAGGCCCAGAGAAGACCAATGCgccctccttccctcactcATCTGCgtcttccacctcctccccccacTACCCCACGGCTGTGCTTGCCATCCCCGGCTCAATGGACGCAGGGGCCGGGGTGCGGGTGGTTCCCAAACAGGAAGGAGGTGGGGGtactgcaggaggaggtggtggtggtggcaaCAGCGGCACCACACCTTTAAGTGTGGTCGGGGGACACCTACATCAGTCGCACACCTCCCAGAACATTACCGTTGTGCCTGTTCCTTCTACGGGTATCATGACTGCTG cgGGGTTAGTGATCACCACCCCTCAAGGCACACTGGTCCCCACTGCCTCCACGCAGTCATTTGTAACTGGACCCcacactgccaccaccatgATAGTGTCTGCACTGCACCCCTCAAACACAG aCAAGAAGGAGGACATTGCTATCCCTCCTGCAGTTGTTATGCCGACGCCATCAAAGCGAGGCAGGAAGAGCAAACAGGTGATGGGAAGAGTGGCTGGAGTGGGTGGGGTACTCCCTCCAGGAAGTGATGCATTAATATTGGCGCACCTTGCCGCTGGTGGACAG CACCACACCGCTGACCCATATGACCTGtcaaatgatgaagatgatcaTACCAACAAAGATGGCCCCAAATCCTACAG GTGTCGGATGTGTGCAGTGACGTTCTTCAGCAAGTCAGACATGCAGATCCACGCCAAGTCCCATACCGAGGCCAAGCCCCACAAGTGCCCCCACTGTTCCAAGTCTTTTGCCAACTCCAGCTACCTGTCCCAGCACATCCGCATCCACAGCGGGGCCAAGCCCTACACCTGCACCTACTGCCAGAAAACATTCAGGCAGCTCAGTCACCTACAGCAGCACACACG AAACCACACTGAGGCCAAGCCCCACAAGTGTCCCCACTGCTCCAAGTCGTTTGCCAACTCCAGCTACCTGTCCCAGCACATCCGCATCCACACCGGGGCCAAGCCCTACACCTGCTCCTACTGCCAGAAAACATTCAGGCAGCTCAGTCACCTACAGCAGCACACACG GATTCACACTGGTGACCGACCGTACAAGTGTAACCATCCTGGCTGTGAAAAATCTTTCACTCAGTTGTCCAACCTACAG TCTCACCGTCGGCAGCACAACAAAGACAAGCCGTACAAGTGCCACAACTGTAACCGTGGTTACACAGATGCTGCCAGCCTGGAGGTGcacctgtccacacacaccGTGAAACATGCCAAGCTGTTCTCCTGTGGCCTCTGTAACCGATCCTATACCTCG GAGACATATCTAATGAAACACATGAGGAAGCACAACCCCGACCCACTAACAGTGGCTGCAACAGTAGCTGCTCAGCAGGCCCAGGGTCTTACGCCAGGcggaggagggggcagaggcAGAGGCCGTGGCCgagggagagggggtgggggcagaGCAAGCCAGCTCCAAGGCCAGACCAACCCAAACAACACCACCCAGAACCCTAACCCTGGACCCCCAGGCAGCTATCAGTCACACCAGCAGCCCGCAGAAGCTGTGGTTCAATGCCCATTTGACCTGCACCAGTACAAGACAGTGTCAGCCAGCGAGATCCAGTACAAACCAGTCACTGTGGCAGACCTGCCAGTGACACACAAAGACCTTTGCCTCACCGTCTCCACATCAGCCATACAGGTGGAGCACATGAACTCTTAG
- the flot1a gene encoding flotillin-1a isoform X1: protein MFYTCGPNEAMVVSGFCRSPPLMIAGGRVFVIPCIQQIQRISLNTLTLNVKSDKVYTRHGVPISVTGIAQMKIQGQNKQMLAAACQMFMGKSEPEIAQIALETLEGHQRAIIAHLTVEEIYKDRKKFSEQVFKVASSDLVNMGISVVSYTLKDVHDDQDYLHSLGKARTAQVQKDARIGEAKNKRDAVIREAHAMQEKVSAQYKNEIDMAKAQRDYELKKAAYDIEVNTKKAESEMAYQLQVAKTKQRIEEEKMQIQVVERAQQIMLQEQEITRREKELEAKVKKPADAERYRLEKLAEAQRIKLIMEAEAEAESIRIKGEAEAFAVEAKGRAEAEQMTKKAEAFQQYKDGAMVDMLLEKLPLMAEEISKPLCEAHKVTMVSSGGREVGAAKLSGEVLDIMTRLPEAVEKLTGVSISQATCTG from the exons ATGTTCTACACCTGTGGTCCCAACGAGGCTATGGTGGTGTCAG GCTTCTGTCGGTCTCCTCCACTGATGATAGCTGGAGGCCGAGTGTTTGTCATCCCGTGCATTCAGCAGATACAGAG GATCTCCCTGAACACTCTGACTCTGAATGTGAAGAGCGATAAAGTCTACACTCGCCATGGCGTGCCCATATCTGTAACTGGGATAGCTCAG ATGAAGATCCAGGGTCAGAATAAACAGATGCTGGCTGCAGCCTGCCAAATGTTCATGGGCAAGTCGGAGCCTGAGATCGCTCAGATCGCCTTGGAGACGCTGGAGGGACACCAGCGGGCCATCATCGCTCACCTCACTGTTGAG GAGATTTACAAGGACCGAAAGAAGTTCTCAGAGCAGGTTTTTAAGGTGGCTTCGTCTGACCTGGTCAACATGGGCATCAGCGTGGTCAGCTACACACTCAAAGATGTCCACGACGACCAG GATTATCTGCATTCACTGGGGAAGGCTCGGACAGCCCAGGTTCAGAAAGACGCTCGCATTGGAGAGGCCAAGAACAAGAGAGATGCTGTGATCAGG gaggcCCACGCGATGCAGGAGAAAGTGTCAGCCCAGTACAAGAATGAGATTGACATGGCAAAGGCCCAGAGGGACTATGAGCTGAAGAAGGCAGCCTATGACATCGAAGTCAACACTAAGAAGGCTGAGTCAGAGATGGCCTACCAGCTGCAG GTAGCGAAGACGAAGCAACGTattgaggaggagaagatgcaAATCCAGGTTGTTGAGCGGGCGCAGCAAATcatgctgcaggagcaggagatCACCCGCAgggagaaggagctggaggccAAGGTGAAGAAGCCTGCAGATGCTGAGAGGTACCGCCTGGAGAAACTGGCTGAGGCACAGCG GATTAAGTTGATCATGGAGGCAGAGGCCGAAGCCGAGTCCATCAGG ATCAAAGGTGAGGCTGAGGCGTTTGCAGTTGAGGCCAAAGGTCGTGCTGAGGCAGAGCAGATGACGAAGAAGGCAGAGGCCTTCCAGCAGTACAAGGATGGAGCCATGGTGGACATGCTGCTGGAGAAACTGCCTCTG ATGGCAGAAGAGATCAGCAAGCCTCTGTGTGAAGCCCACAAGGTTACCATGGTGTCCAGTGGAGGTAGAGAGGTGGGCGCAGCCAAACTGTCAGGAGAGGTGCTGGACATCATGACCCGCCTCCCAGAGGCAGTGGAGAAGCTGACCGGAGTCTCCATCTCACAg GCAACTTGTACCGGCTGA
- the flot1a gene encoding flotillin-1a isoform X2, which produces MKIQGQNKQMLAAACQMFMGKSEPEIAQIALETLEGHQRAIIAHLTVEEIYKDRKKFSEQVFKVASSDLVNMGISVVSYTLKDVHDDQDYLHSLGKARTAQVQKDARIGEAKNKRDAVIREAHAMQEKVSAQYKNEIDMAKAQRDYELKKAAYDIEVNTKKAESEMAYQLQVAKTKQRIEEEKMQIQVVERAQQIMLQEQEITRREKELEAKVKKPADAERYRLEKLAEAQRIKLIMEAEAEAESIRIKGEAEAFAVEAKGRAEAEQMTKKAEAFQQYKDGAMVDMLLEKLPLMAEEISKPLCEAHKVTMVSSGGREVGAAKLSGEVLDIMTRLPEAVEKLTGVSISQATCTG; this is translated from the exons ATGAAGATCCAGGGTCAGAATAAACAGATGCTGGCTGCAGCCTGCCAAATGTTCATGGGCAAGTCGGAGCCTGAGATCGCTCAGATCGCCTTGGAGACGCTGGAGGGACACCAGCGGGCCATCATCGCTCACCTCACTGTTGAG GAGATTTACAAGGACCGAAAGAAGTTCTCAGAGCAGGTTTTTAAGGTGGCTTCGTCTGACCTGGTCAACATGGGCATCAGCGTGGTCAGCTACACACTCAAAGATGTCCACGACGACCAG GATTATCTGCATTCACTGGGGAAGGCTCGGACAGCCCAGGTTCAGAAAGACGCTCGCATTGGAGAGGCCAAGAACAAGAGAGATGCTGTGATCAGG gaggcCCACGCGATGCAGGAGAAAGTGTCAGCCCAGTACAAGAATGAGATTGACATGGCAAAGGCCCAGAGGGACTATGAGCTGAAGAAGGCAGCCTATGACATCGAAGTCAACACTAAGAAGGCTGAGTCAGAGATGGCCTACCAGCTGCAG GTAGCGAAGACGAAGCAACGTattgaggaggagaagatgcaAATCCAGGTTGTTGAGCGGGCGCAGCAAATcatgctgcaggagcaggagatCACCCGCAgggagaaggagctggaggccAAGGTGAAGAAGCCTGCAGATGCTGAGAGGTACCGCCTGGAGAAACTGGCTGAGGCACAGCG GATTAAGTTGATCATGGAGGCAGAGGCCGAAGCCGAGTCCATCAGG ATCAAAGGTGAGGCTGAGGCGTTTGCAGTTGAGGCCAAAGGTCGTGCTGAGGCAGAGCAGATGACGAAGAAGGCAGAGGCCTTCCAGCAGTACAAGGATGGAGCCATGGTGGACATGCTGCTGGAGAAACTGCCTCTG ATGGCAGAAGAGATCAGCAAGCCTCTGTGTGAAGCCCACAAGGTTACCATGGTGTCCAGTGGAGGTAGAGAGGTGGGCGCAGCCAAACTGTCAGGAGAGGTGCTGGACATCATGACCCGCCTCCCAGAGGCAGTGGAGAAGCTGACCGGAGTCTCCATCTCACAg GCAACTTGTACCGGCTGA
- the LOC121619890 gene encoding tubulin beta chain-like — MREIVHIQAGQCGNQIGAKFWEVISDEHGIDPTGTYHGDSDLQLDRISVYYNEATGGKYVPRAILVDLEPGTMDSVRSGPFGQIFRPDNFVFGQSGAGNNWAKGHYTEGAELVDSVLDVVRKEAESCECLQGFQLTHSLGGGTGSGMGTLLISKIREEYPDRIMNTFSVVPSPKVSDTVVEPYNATLSVHQLVENTDETYCIDNEALYDICFRTLKLTTPTYGDLNHLVSATMSGVTTCLRFPGQLNADLRKLAVNMVPFPRLHFFMPGFAPLTSRGSQQYRALTVPELTQQVFDAKNMMAACDPRHGRYLTVAAVFRGRMSMKEVDEQMLNVQNKNSSYFVEWIPNNVKTAVCDIPPRGLKMAVTFIGNSTAIQELFKRISEQFTAMFRRKAFLHWYTGEGMDEMEFTEAESNMNDLVSEYQQYQDATAEEEGEFEEEVEEDA, encoded by the exons ATGAGGGAAATAGTGCACATCCAGGCCGGCCAGTGCGGAAACCAGATTGGTGCAAAG ttctGGGAGGTGATCAGCGACGAGCACGGCATCGACCCAACAGGAACCTACCACGGAGACAGCGACTTGCAGCTGGACAGGATCAGTGTGTATTACAACGAGGCCACTG GTGGGAAGTATGTGCCCAGAGCCATCCTTGTTGACCTGGAACCAGGCACCATGGACTCAGTCCGCTCCGGACCCTTTGGACAGATATTCAGACCTGACAACTTTGTCTTTG GTCAAAGTGGAGCAGGAAACAACTGGGCCAAAGGTCACTACACAGAGGGGGCGGAGCTGGTGGACTCGGTCCTCGATGTGGTGAGAAAAGAGGCTGAGAGCTGTGAGTGTCTGCAGGGTTTCCAGCTCACACACTCCCTGGGAGGAGGCACCGGCTCTGGCATGGGCACCCTGCTCATCAGCAAGATCAGGGAGGAGTACCCTGACCGCATCATGAATACCTTCAGTGTGGTGCCCTCTCCGAAG GTATCAGACACGGTGGTTGAGCCGTACAATGCCACACTGTCAGTCCACCAGCTGGTGGAAAACACGGATGAGACCTACTGTATTGACAATGAAGCCCTTTATGACATTTGCTTCCGCACTCTCAAACTCACAACGCCCACCTACGGTGACCTCAACCACCTGGTTTCGGCCACCATGAGCGGCGTGACCACTTGCCTGCGTTTCCCCGGCCAGCTCAACGCCGATCTCAGGAAACTGGCAGTCAACATGGTTCCCTTTCCTCGTCTCCACTTCTTCATGCCCGGCTTTGCCCCTCTGACCAGCAGGGGGAGTCAGCAGTATCGCGCCCTGACGGTACCCGAGCTCACCCAGCAAGTGTTTGACGCCAAAAACATGATGGCAGCTTGCGACCCTCGCCATGGACGCTACCTGACAGTGGCTGCTGTGTTCCGCGGGCGCATGTCCATGAAGGAGGTGGATGAGCAGATGCTGAATGTCCAGAACAAGAACAGCAGCTACTTCGTGGAGTGGATCCCCAACAACGTCAAGACAGCCGTCTGCGACATTCCGCCACGTGGCCTCAAGATGGCCGTCACCTTCATCGGCAACAGCACAGCCATCCAGGAGCTGTTCAAACGCATCTCTGAGCAGTTCACAGCTATGTTCAGGCGCAAAGCTTTCCTCCACTGGTACACCGGCGAGGGCATGGATGAGATGGAGTTCACCGAGGCAGAGAGCAACATGAACGACCTGGTGTCCGAGTACCAGCAGTACCAGGATGCCACGGccgaggaggagggggagtttGAGGAAGAAGTGGAAGAGGATGCCTAA